In one Syntrophorhabdaceae bacterium genomic region, the following are encoded:
- a CDS encoding type II toxin-antitoxin system RelE/ParE family toxin: MIKIKQTEAYEEWFDSLSDSRAKARIDVRIRRLSLGNPGETRPVGEGVMELKIDYGPGYRVYYVSKGKTFVILLAGGDKKTQNKDIARAKMLAKEIQAEG; the protein is encoded by the coding sequence GTGATCAAGATTAAACAGACTGAAGCGTATGAAGAATGGTTTGACAGTCTTTCTGATAGCAGAGCAAAGGCCAGAATAGATGTCAGAATACGCCGCCTGTCTCTTGGCAATCCCGGCGAAACAAGACCGGTAGGTGAAGGAGTTATGGAACTCAAAATAGATTACGGACCGGGTTACCGGGTTTATTATGTGAGCAAAGGCAAAACCTTTGTTATTCTTCTTGCCGGAGGGGATAAGAAAACACAGAATAAAGACATAGCCAGAGCAAAGATGCTGGCCAAAGAGATTCAAGCGGAGGGATAA
- a CDS encoding putative addiction module antidote protein, with amino-acid sequence MKTRPWDAADHLKTEEDMVNYLEAAFEDGDPSLIQAAIGDIARARGMTDIAKNTGLGRESLYKSLNPGGNPSFATVLKVIKILGLSLRLQRQA; translated from the coding sequence ATGAAAACAAGACCATGGGATGCTGCAGACCATCTGAAAACCGAAGAAGATATGGTAAATTATCTTGAAGCGGCGTTTGAGGATGGTGACCCTTCTCTCATACAGGCTGCCATAGGTGATATAGCAAGAGCGAGAGGCATGACTGACATTGCCAAAAACACCGGTCTCGGTCGGGAAAGTCTGTACAAATCTTTGAATCCCGGGGGCAACCCCTCCTTTGCCACAGTCCTCAAGGTAATAAAGATACTTGGTCTTTCATTACGGTTGCAAAGACAAGCATAG